The DNA sequence TTCTCGAATAAAAAGTCGACTTTTTAAGATATACGCTTCCCTGTAAGATGGCAGGGTTTGCAATACGGTTTCTAAATTTTCAGCGGCAAGTGCTAAACTTTCTTTACTTCCTTCAACGAACAAACTCCTAGAATATTCCATTAACACATAAGGCCCGGGCTTACCCACACAGGCGATATAGGCTTTAAAATAAGAGATAGACTCTTTATATCGAGCCTGGATAATTTGCTGAGAGCTACCGGTATCAAGATCATCACCCCTCGAATAAAGTGCCAGACTGTAAAGGAAAGTAGGCTCTACTTCTATCGTTTTATCTGAAGAAGTTTTATATGTACAGGTCTTTGTCTTAACCTCTTCAGAAAAAACCGGCTCGGATGAATACATAAAAATGCCTGCAAAAATAATAGTTATAAACAGTCGATACACAGTATTTTCCATGGAAGAATGAATTATAAGGATACACAAGCATATTATTTCCCCTTAAATCTTTTTAAAACTCTCTTTTTAGAAAACTAATTTACAAAGGAAGCTATTTTTGCTATTCTGTTCTTACTTACCATGACTGCAAAACGCTATTTCAATACTTCCGGGCCAAATAATCCGGCAGAGCACTATACTCTTTTCAGACCGGAGCTGGTTTCTAAAGGTCAGGACATGGTGAGTAAGAACCGTTACTTTACTATCTGGGCACCGAGACAGACCGGGAAAAGCACCTATTTCCGACTCCTTGCCAGAGAGTTAGAAAAAGATGGCTATAAGGTCTGTCATATCAATTTTGAAAATTATAAAAATGCCTCTTTGAAATCCTTTCTGAGCACATTTATCTATAATATCAATCAGGCCTGGAAAATTGATATTATAAAAACAGAACTTTCTGAAATTTTCCAGCAACTAATGACCATAAGCGATAAAAAACTTGTTTTGATTATCGATGAGGTAGAAGGCATTAATACGGACTATCTCAATGATTTCCTTCATTCCATTCGAAACCTTTATCATTCCCGTGAAAACCATTCCCTTAAATCTGTCATACTGGTTGGAGTTACCAATATCACCGGCATCATTCAGGACAATGCCAGTCCTTTTAATATTGCCGATGAACTCGATGTTCCCTACTTTAGCAATGAAGAAACGAAAGAACTACTCGAACAACACGAAGCTGAAACAGGACAACTTTTCTCTGAAAAAGTAAAAATGAAAATCAGTGAAATCACCGCCAACCAGCCCGGTCTCGTCAATGGCTTTGCTCGAAAACTGGTAGAAGACCTGCCGTATAAAAGTATTTTAGAATATGAGAATTTCCTTAAAGTTGAAGAATGGTATTTAAATAAGAAAATCGATAAAAACATCAGTAATATCATTAAAATTGCCAAACAACACAGACCTTTCCTCGAAAGGCTTCTCTTCTCCGAAGAAGAGATTCTCTTTGATATCGATCATCCCGCTATACAAACCCTCTATGTCAACGGCCTTATCAACTACGATGAAGAGAACAAAATCAAATTCTGGGTTCCCCTTTATAAGAAAAGACTTTTCAAGGCTCTCTATCCTTATACCAACGGCGAAGGAAAACGCATTGCCGAAGAAATGTTTCTTTCTGCCTACTTAAGTCCTGATAACCGCATTAATTTTCAGGCACTTATCGATGCTTACAGGCAGCATATCAAACTCAGAAGCTTTCGGGCTTTTCGAGAAAAAGATGAAAACGGACAATACAGGTCTATACCGGAAGCTGCCATGATTTACAGCTTCGAAACCTTTATCAGTATCTTTATTCGGGAAATCGAAGGGAAAATTTACAGGGAAGGCTATGTCTCCCTCGGTAATACAGATATGATTATCAATGTAAAAGGACAGGAATATTTCCTCGAAGTCAAGAAATAC is a window from the Leptospiraceae bacterium genome containing:
- a CDS encoding ATP-binding protein, which codes for MTAKRYFNTSGPNNPAEHYTLFRPELVSKGQDMVSKNRYFTIWAPRQTGKSTYFRLLARELEKDGYKVCHINFENYKNASLKSFLSTFIYNINQAWKIDIIKTELSEIFQQLMTISDKKLVLIIDEVEGINTDYLNDFLHSIRNLYHSRENHSLKSVILVGVTNITGIIQDNASPFNIADELDVPYFSNEETKELLEQHEAETGQLFSEKVKMKISEITANQPGLVNGFARKLVEDLPYKSILEYENFLKVEEWYLNKKIDKNISNIIKIAKQHRPFLERLLFSEEEILFDIDHPAIQTLYVNGLINYDEENKIKFWVPLYKKRLFKALYPYTNGEGKRIAEEMFLSAYLSPDNRINFQALIDAYRQHIKLRSFRAFREKDENGQYRSIPEAAMIYSFETFISIFIREIEGKIYREGYVSLGNTDMIINVKGQEYFLEVKKYYSPSYFKKGKKQLAYYCKHAGLNRGFYIVFIRESIQSDLIQEASESIDGVEIITFLIRYDEERDF